From Equus przewalskii isolate Varuska chromosome 7, EquPr2, whole genome shotgun sequence, one genomic window encodes:
- the LOC103562793 gene encoding serine/arginine repetitive matrix protein 3-like: protein MSRRARRAARRRRRWAREGEGRAGAPAARRREEPRKQPDTQADPESAGGGTSPDSSGGAARERRRVLRPCRPPQSASGAAVRGSGGRARGAKIRPPCRRCAALARTRAAGTRRGRGCGRARPARRLSARSPEPAPGRRRAAGRARAGSARGSCTRLTGAAPQRACAPSPAGPAGLGGTRGRPAATAAATGAASPRGEQRRADPAPCSPQLRAASVGAGFGDLPCKGCASTRSLSRGARREEFVRTAAAPRPAAPRAWRAGCVPAAPRRAACLRVAEPAPPAARESRARRAAGWKGCGRSEVGGRRDPAAGQGAPVPEPAPAEPAALRRLVEPRVPGGPRRAHRDGGLDTTCDFCIWCEVLGNEGGGGVTDESNTALKYLIYHFGSGMTSE from the exons ATGTCGCGGCGTGCGCGCCGGGCCGCTCGCCGGCGGCGCCGGTGGGCGCGCGAGGGCGAAGGGCGGGCGGGAGCCCCGGCTGCGAGGCGGCGAGAAGAGCCGCGTAAACAGCCAGACACACAGGCAGACCCCGAAAGTGCCGGCGGTGGCACAAGTCCGGACTCCAGCGGCGGCGCCGCCAGGGAGAGGCGCCGGGTCCTCCGCCCCTGCCGCCCGCCTCAGTCGGCGTCCGGCGCTGCTGTGAGAGGGAGCGGAGGGCGCGCCCGCGGAGCCAAAATCCGCCCTCCGTGCCGGCGCTGCGCCGCCCTTGCTCGGACCCGAGCCGCCGGCACCCGCCGTGGCCGTGGCTGTGGCCGCGCGCGTCCCGCTCGCCGCCTCTCCGCCCGCAGCCCCGAGCCAGCCCCCGGGCGGCGGCGCGCCGCTGGCCGAGCGCGCGCCGGCTCCGCGCGGGGCTCTTGCACCCGACTGACTGGCGCTGCCCCGCAG AGGGCGTGCGCGCCCAGCCCCGCCGGCCCGGCCGGCCTCGGGGGGACTCGGGGGCGGCCCGCGGCCACCGCTGCCGCCACCGGTGCGGCGTCCCCGCGCGGGGAGCAGCGGCGAGCAGACCCCGCCCCCTGCTCGCCCCAACTGCGCGCGGCCTCTGTTGGCGCTGGCTTCGGGGACCTGCCGTGCAAGGGCTGCGCCTCGACCAGAAGTTTGTCCAGGGGCGCCCGCCGCGAGGAGTTTGTGAGAACGGCGGCGGCCCCGAGGCCTGCGGCCCCGCGGGCGTGGCGAGCCGGCTGCGTCCCTGCCGCGCCGCGCCGGGCGGCGTGCCTCCGAGTCGCAGAGCCCGCGCCCCCGGCAGCTCGGGAAAGCCGAGCCAGGCGAGCGGCAGGCTGGAAGGGCTGCGGGCGGAGCGAAGTTGGCGGGCGCCGCGACCCCGCGGCGGGCCAGGGCGCTCCTGTCCCGGAGCCCGCGCCCGCGGAGCCTGCCGCGCTCCGCCGCCTCGTCGAGCCCCGCGTCCCCGGCGGCCCGCGGCGAGCGCACCGAGACGGGGGTTTGGACACAACCTGTGATTTCTGTATCTGGTGCGAAGTGTTGGGAAACGAGGGAGGAGGCGGCGTGACTGATGAATCAAATACTgccttgaaatatttaatttaccaTTTTGGCTCTGGGATGACTAGTGAGTGA